Part of the Sphingopyxis sp. 113P3 genome, GCGGAAGGGTGGACGCGTGCTTCCTTCCCGCCGCGATGCCACTCCTCGCGTGACCGGGTCCAGACACATTTGAGACGCGAGGCTTGAGAAAGACTCGGGGGTCTTCGAAGCTGAGGTTGCAACACACCAGCTGAAGGAGACCCCCGATGCAAGTATTTCACCTGCCAGGCCGCGTTAGCAGAACCGCCCAGTTGATGTCTCGCCTGATCGGCGCGAAAGCCCCCGATAGCGAAGCGGCGATCAGGCGAGACATTGTTCATCGCTGGCGGCAGGCCATCCGCGAAGGGCTCTGCGCCGCTGCCGCGGCGAGGGCCGTGGGTGTCCCGCGCGCAACCCTCTACCGCTGGGAGAAGCGGCCGGAGCCGCTGAGCCGAAGGCCACTGCGGGTGCGCCAGCCGCGCTGGTCGCCAGCACTCGCCGAAGCGGTCGAGGAACTGCGGCTCGACAACCCCATGTGGGGCAAGCGCAAGATCGCCGTGCTGCTCGCCCGCGAAGGCTTCATGACCTCCGTCTCGACGGTCGGGCGCATCCTTCGAAGACTCGTCGCCAGAGGAGCAGTCGTCCCCGTGCCCCTGCTGCGCAGAAAACCCGGAGGACGCCGCTTCCGCTACAACAACAAGGAACGACACGCCCGTCGCCTGCCCAAAGGCCTCAGGCCATCGCTCCCAGGCCAGCTGGTCCAGATCGACACGCTCTTCATCAACATCCGACCCGGCAAGGCGATCAAGCACTTCACAGCCTATGATCCCGTCGCAAAGTGGACCCTCGGCAAGGTCGCCGCCAGCGCCACCGCCACCAATGCCACCGCCCTCCTCGACAAGCTCATAGCCGAAGCACCCTTCCCGATCACCGGTATCCAGGTCGACGGCGGCTCCGAGTTCAGGGCTGAGTTCGAGACCGCCTGCCAAATCCGCGGCCTCCCGCTCTTCGTCCTCCCTCCCAAAAGCCCCCAACTCAACGGCGCCGTCGAACGAAACCAGGGATGCTGGCGATACGAGTTCTACGAATCCTACGACCTGCCCCATCGCATCGACCAACTACAGCCATTCGTCGATGCCTTCGCACACCGCTTCAACCACGTCAGGCCACACGAGGCTCTCGACATGAAAACCCCCGCCGAGTACCTCCAGTCCATCAGCTGCGGAAATCTCCAGCAGTCTCATATGTACTGAACCCGGACATCGCGTTGACAGCGCTGCCCCCCAACCCTATATGGCGATCACACCCTTCCGTCCGGGACGGGCCCGATCTTGCGCAGCGGGTTCCACGAATAGGGCGTCGGGGATTTCGAGATGCGTTGAGAAGCTGCGGTAAGCCGGCAACGGTTGGTCGCGGCCTTTTTGCGTCTCTATGGCGCTCGCGATTTGATTTTTTTGAGGCGAGACAATCACATATGGCGACCAAGGCGACATCGGTGGGCACGGCCCTCGAAGCAACCGCTAGCAAGCGTATCCGCAAGCTGTTTGGCAATATCCACGAAGCGGTGGAAATGCCCAACCTCATCGAGGTGCAGCGCGAATCCTATGAGCAGTTCCTGCGCTCCGACCCCTCGGTCGGCTACGTGTCGGGTCTCGAGAAGACGCTCCGCAGCGTATTCCCGATCCGTGACTTCGCCGGCACCGCCGAGCTCGACTTCGTCCACTATGAACTCGAAGACCCGAAATATGACGTCGAGGAGTGCCGCCAGCGCGGTATCACCTATGCGGCGCCGATGAAGGTGACGCTGCGCCTGATCGTCTTTGAAGTCGACAGCGAAACCGACACCCGCTCGGTGCTCGATATCAAGG contains:
- a CDS encoding integrase core domain-containing protein, whose product is MQVFHLPGRVSRTAQLMSRLIGAKAPDSEAAIRRDIVHRWRQAIREGLCAAAAARAVGVPRATLYRWEKRPEPLSRRPLRVRQPRWSPALAEAVEELRLDNPMWGKRKIAVLLAREGFMTSVSTVGRILRRLVARGAVVPVPLLRRKPGGRRFRYNNKERHARRLPKGLRPSLPGQLVQIDTLFINIRPGKAIKHFTAYDPVAKWTLGKVAASATATNATALLDKLIAEAPFPITGIQVDGGSEFRAEFETACQIRGLPLFVLPPKSPQLNGAVERNQGCWRYEFYESYDLPHRIDQLQPFVDAFAHRFNHVRPHEALDMKTPAEYLQSISCGNLQQSHMY